From the Pseudomonas monsensis genome, the window CTGCTGATAGCGCGGTTTGGCGCCAGCCACGTCCGGCACGATCCAGATCTGCAGGAAGTGCACAGGCTTGGTGGCTGAATGGTTGTACTCGCTGTGGGCAACGCCGTTACCCGCGCTCATCAGTTGCACATCGCCGGGGCGGATCACGGAACCGGTGCCCAAGGTATCTTCGTGTTCCAGCGCACCCTCAAGCACGTAGGAAAAAATTTCCATGTCGCGATGCGGGTGCTGACCAAAACCTTTGCCGGCAGCGACGCGGTCATCATTGATCACCAGCAGGTCAGAGAACCCCTGTTCACGCGGGTTGCGGTAGCTGGCGAAGGAAAAGGTGTGGAACGACTTCAACCAGCCATGATTGGCGAGGCCACGATCGGAGGCTTTGCGAAGGGTCAGCATGATGAAATCTCCTGTCAGGACGTGAATTCGTCCGAGTGAGAAGAAGGTTAATGGTTATTCTGTTGATCAATAAGTAGCTGAAAATTGTAAGACTGTCCTTTTCGAGTTGACAGTTTTTGTGACGCAGGCGCCATATTCTTTTCCAACGGCTGTCATGTATTTGGCCATAATGCACAGCCTGACCCAGGCATTTATTTCTCTTCGATTCTTGTGATGTCATCCCCATGAAAACCGTGGCAATGGTGCTGTTCCCCGACTTTCTTCTGCTCGACATGGCCGGGCCGCTGGAAGTGTTTTCAGTGGCCAACCGTTATCTGCAACCACAATCCCACTACCAGTTGACCACCCTTGGGACCGAGCACGGGCCGTTACGCGCGTCCAATGGCGTGCTGGTGCACGCTGACCGAACTATCGCGGATGCCGCCCAACACTATGACTTGCTGCTGGTACCCGGCGGGCCGGGCGCTTACAACCAGAGGTTTCCGGCTTTGTTTGCCTGGCTACCGGGAGCGGTGCAGCGCGCCGAACGCTACGGCTCCATCTGTACCGGCGCCTTTGTGCTGGGACATGCCGGATTGCTTGACGGCTATCGCGTGACCACTCACTGGAA encodes:
- a CDS encoding pirin family protein, producing MLTLRKASDRGLANHGWLKSFHTFSFASYRNPREQGFSDLLVINDDRVAAGKGFGQHPHRDMEIFSYVLEGALEHEDTLGTGSVIRPGDVQLMSAGNGVAHSEYNHSATKPVHFLQIWIVPDVAGAKPRYQQEHFAAQKKRGRLQLIISPDGSDGSLKVRQDARVFAGLFDGKESATLQLPANRYAYVHVARGSVELNGLQLQEGDGVRIREEQALTLSNGVDAEVLVFDLRPQELPQMP